Sequence from the Chromatiales bacterium genome:
GCCTACAACGCCTTCGCCGAGCCCATCAGCGACACCGCCCGCATCAACACAGCGCCGGTCTACGACATCACCTACACGCGAGACAAACTCGGGCGCATCACCGAAAAGACCGAACTCATCCAAGGCAGCGCGCTCACCACCGCCTACAACTACGACCTGGCCGGGCGGCTCGAGACCGTCCACATCAACGGCATCCTCACCGAACATTACACCTACGACCCCAACGGCAACCGCCTGAGCCGCACCACCGCTGGCGGCACCGACACCGGCACCTACGACGACCAGGACCGCCTGCAAACCTATGGTGAGCACACCTACACCTACAACGCCCACGGTGACCTGCAAACCAAAACCCACACCCCGAGCGGGCAGACCACCGACTACCAATACGACGTATTCGGCAACCTGCAACAGGTCAACCTGCCCACCGACGCCGCCATCGCCTACCAGACCGACGCCAGAAACCGCCGCATCGCCCGAACCCACAACGGAGAAATCACCCACCGCTGGCTCTACCAGGACCAACTCAACCCGGTCGCCGAACTTGATGAAACCGGCAGCGTCATCACCCGCTACGTCTACGCCGAGAAGGCCAACGTCCCGGCGTACCTGATCAAGATCGACCCCACCACCCAAACAGAAATCACCTACCGCATCGTCTCTGACCACCTCGGCAGCCCGAGGTTGATCATCAACACCGACACTGGCCAGATCGCCCAGCGCATGGACTACGACGCCTGGGGCAACATCACCTTAGACACCAACCCCGGCTTCCAGCCGTTCGGGTTCGCCGGTGGGCTCTACGACCCACAAACCCAACTCACCCGGTTCGGGGCGAGGGATTATGACCCGAGCATTGGGCGGTGGACCTTGAAGGATCCGATGAAGTTAGATGACGGGTCTAACGTATACAGCTATGTTGCTGGAAACCCTGTTGGGCGCACAGACGTTACGGGGTTATTTTGGTCAAATCACCACTACTCACTGAGCTACTTCAGTACTGCGTCCTCTGGATTATCCACATCAGATAGCATGATGGTGGCCGCCTACAGCGTAACGGCTGATATTGGAACACAGGGAATTGAGGATGCGCATAAGCATTCGATGACCCGAAGCGGAGGCTCACATGCTGAGTCAAGGAGAGATCGAAATCGGTTTATTGTGGATCAGTTGCGTGCGGGTACTTTAGAAGGGCTTGGAAATGCACTTCATGCGGCTCAGGACGAGTTTGCACAAGGTCATCAATTTATAGAATACGACGGAACAGTTGATGCTGCCCACATGTGGTTGGATGCACTTCCGTCTGGTTCTACATATTGGCAGGCTTTTGAGCGTAGCCTGTTATTAGTTGATATCTGGCAGTAT
This genomic interval carries:
- a CDS encoding RHS repeat-associated core domain-containing protein yields the protein AYNAFAEPISDTARINTAPVYDITYTRDKLGRITEKTELIQGSALTTAYNYDLAGRLETVHINGILTEHYTYDPNGNRLSRTTAGGTDTGTYDDQDRLQTYGEHTYTYNAHGDLQTKTHTPSGQTTDYQYDVFGNLQQVNLPTDAAIAYQTDARNRRIARTHNGEITHRWLYQDQLNPVAELDETGSVITRYVYAEKANVPAYLIKIDPTTQTEITYRIVSDHLGSPRLIINTDTGQIAQRMDYDAWGNITLDTNPGFQPFGFAGGLYDPQTQLTRFGARDYDPSIGRWTLKDPMKLDDGSNVYSYVAGNPVGRTDVTGLFWSNHHYSLSYFSTASSGLSTSDSMMVAAYSVTADIGTQGIEDAHKHSMTRSGGSHAESRRDRNRFIVDQLRAGTLEGLGNALHAAQDEFAQGHQFIEYDGTVDAAHMWLDALPSGSTYWQAFERSLLLVDIWQYYQENRTFPWERAQCGPY